The Thermoleophilia bacterium genomic sequence CGTCGGCCTGGGCGCCAATCCGGTGGACCCGTTGATCGACTTCGGCACCCCGCCGCTGGGCCCGTTCGCTCGCTGCCGCATCGCAAACGTGCCGGTCGACCTCTCGACCGAGACCAAGGCCCCGTTCACCGCCCAGCGGTTCACCGGCGGCTTTGGAGAGAACGGCGCTCTGACCATGAGCTGGGACGATCTGCCGGACGCCGTGATCGAGAACGGCAACGCCGAACAGGAGGGCCTCTGCCTCGAACAGCTCGGCGTGATCATCCACGGCTCGGGCGGGCTCTGGCTCTCGAACTCGGTGGTCAACCCGGTACCTCAGCCGCCGGTCGAGCTAACCTGCGCCGACGACCTGAGGCTTTGCCCGGTGCCGACCTTCGTCGAGATCTCCGGCACCAGGGTCACGCCGAAGAAGCACCGGCTCAAGGCCGGGCAGACCACGGCCTTCAAAGTCAAGGTGACCAACTCCGGCACCGAGGACTCGATCGGCACCAAGGTCAAGCTCAAGTCCTCGAACCGCAAGGTCAAGGTGCGAAAGACCATCAGCCTGAACGTGCCCGCCGGCTCGAGCGCGACCAAGATGGTCAAGGTCAAGGTCAAGAAGTCGGCCAAGGGCAAGGCCCGCATCACAGCGAACGCCTCCGGATTCGTGAGCAGCGCGACGATCAAGATCAAGGCCAGAAAGAAAAAGAAGTAACAATGCGCCTCCGATGGAGGCGACCCCCACTTCCGGTGAGACTGAACACCGCCACCTGAGTGACCCTGGCAAGGAGGCCCGGGCGGCGTCGGGGGTTCCGGTCGTCCCGGTCTTCGACGGTTACCGGGCCCTGGCGATCATCGGCATCGTCACTCTCCATCTGGTTCACCTCTCGGGAGTCGTGGTGACCGGCGAGAGCGGATTGCTGGCCCACTTGGTGTGGGGCACCATCGGTCACGCCGTCGACGTGCTCTTCGTCGTCAGCGGGTTCGTGGTCTTCCTTCCCACGGTGGCTCGCAACGGGAGATTCGGCGGCGTCGTTCCTTATGCCATCCGGCGGGTGGCCCGCCTCTTTCCCGCTTACTGGCTGATCATGCTGCTCTCGCTGATTCTGATTGCCACGGTGAACGTGAGCCCCGACGTGGATTTCCCCGGGCTGCGAGACCTGACCTTTCACACCTTCGGCCTGCAGGGAGCCTCGGGCCTCGTCGGCGCCGGCAGCGGCCCGATCGGCTTCGGCATCAACCCGCCGATCTGGACACTTTCGGTCGAGGTCATCTTCTATGTCGTCCTTCCCCTGATCGCCGGCCTCTACTTCCGGCACCCACTGGCCGGGCTCGGGCTGGCGGCGCTGATCACGGTCGGCTGGAACTACGGATTTGAGCACATTGAGCAGGTCGCCCCCCACTTCGGCGCCGAAACGACCGGGCTCGACAATCTCCGCCTCCTCGTCAATTCAACGCTTCAGTTTCCCTCGTGGGCTTTCTCCTTCGGACTCGGCATGACGGGAGCCTGGGCCTTCGTGCGAATCAGCCGCGACCCACGAGCACCCGGATGGAAGCCCCAAATCCGGCTGGCCCAGCTTGTCTCTCTGATTGGCCTCATCTTTTTCGCCTGGCTCGCCGGTGGATACTCGGCGGATGCCCCTTTCGAACTGGTCGCCGAATACGCCCGGCTCGATCCCGAGATCGCCCTCGGGTACTCGGGCTTTTTGGCGGCTTTCATGGTGACCACCGCGCTCGGGCCGGCCTGGACGCGCGCGCCATTCGCCAACCAGCCGATCCGGCAGCTCGGCGACATCAGCTATGGCATCTTCCTTTCCCACATGATCATCGCCTTCTACCTCGGCTCGCTGCTGTCGCTGCCGGAGAACGGCAGTATCAGCGCGCTGTTCATCTGGACCGTTGTCGTATTGCCCGCCGCGATTCTCTACGGGTACCTGTCGGCGCGCTTCCTCGAACAACCGGTTCGCCGCTGGGCACGTCAGTTCGGACGGCGGGCCCAGCCGGGTTCCAAATAGACTGCCCCGTCATGCGCAAGAAGAGTCCCGAGACCCACGAAGAGAAGCTCGAATACCTGCGTGAACTGCGGGAGCAGGCGCTCAACTCAGCCTCTGAAGAGGCGATCGAGAAGCACCACGCCAAAGGCAAGCTGACCGCGCGGGAGCGGCTTGGAGTCCTGCTCGACCCCGGTTCCTTCGAGGAACTCGACACCTTTGTCCGGCATCGGACCACCGACTTTGACATGGACAAGCGCCGGCCCTGGGGCGACGCCGTGGTCACCGGCTACGGCACGATCGACGGCCGCAAGGTGTTCGTCTTCTCCCAGGACTTCACCGTCTTCGGCGGCTCCCTCGGCGAGGTGATGGCCGAGAAGATGTGCAAGGTGATGGACCTCGCGGCCAAGGTCGGCGCCCCGGTGATCGGCCTCAACGACTCGGGCGGTGCCCGGATCCAGGAAGGCGTCGTCTCGCTCGGCGCCTATGGCGATGTCTTCGCCCGCAACGTCTCGAGCTCCGGAGTGATCCCGCAGATCAGCGTGATCATGGGTCCCTGCGCCGGCGGAGCGGTCTACTCGCCGGCGATGACCGACTTCATCTTCATGGTCAAGGAGACCTCGCACATGTTCATCACCGGCCCCGAGGTGATCAAGACGGTGACTGGCGAGGAAGTCGAGTTCGAGGAGCTGGGCGGAGCGATGACCCACAACTCCAAATCGGGCGTGGCCCACTTCGCGGCCGACGACGAGAAGAGCTGCCTCGAAGACGTGCGTTACCTGATGAGCTTCCTGCCGCTGAACAACCTCGAGCAACCGCCGCACTTCCCCACCGGGGACGACCCCGACCGGGAAGACCCGGAGCTCGACACCTTCGTGCCGGACGACCCGAACAAGCCGTACGACATGCGCAAGGTCGTCGCCAAGGTGGTCGACGACGAAGACTTCTTCGAGGTCCACGAGCACTTCGCCAAGAACATCGTCTGCGGCTTCTCCCGCCTCGACGGCCACCCCGTCGGGATCGTCGGCAACCAGCCCGCCTTCAAGGCCGGTGTGCTCGACATCGAATCCTCGGAGAAGGCCGCCCGGTTCGTGCGCACCTGCGACGCCTTCAACATCCCGATCATCACCTTCACCGATGTGCCCGGCTTCATGCCCGGCACCGACCAGGAGTGGAACGGCATCATCCGCCACGGCGCGAAGCTGCTCTACGCCTACACCGAAGCAACCGTGCCGAAACTGACCGTGGTCACCCGCAAGGCCTACGGCGGCGCCTACGACGTCATGGCCTCGAAGCACATGCTCGCCGACTTCAACTTCGCCTGGCCGACCGCGGAGATTGCGGTCATGGGGCCGGAAGGCGCGGTCAACATCATCTACCGGCGCGACATCGCCAACTCGCCGACCCCGGACGACCGGCGGGCCAAGCTGATCGCCGACTACAAGGCACACTTCGCCAACCCGTACGCGGCGGCCGAGCGCGGCTACATCGACGACGTGATCGAGCCGCGCCAGACCCGCCCGAAGCTGATCAAGGCGCTGCGCACCCTGCAGACCAAACGAGTCGCGCAGCCGAAGCGCAAGCACGGCAACATCCCGCTTTGAGCACCCCGGAAACGATCATTTCCGGGCCTGTCACGCCAGAGGAAGCCGCGGCGATCTCTGCGGCGATCAGCCGGTTTCAGAATGACACTGCGGTCGCGCCGCCGGCCGATACCGGTGGCATGGACCCTTGGACCAGGGCGGCCCTGACCGAGGGCGTCGGGGCAAAAACACTCTTCGGACCGGGCGGCACTGCCGATCCGTTCTAAGGATTGCGTGACATCGCTTGACCGGGGCGTAACAATGGGGGCAAGCTGTTCACAAACAGGAGGAGTCCATGGCCGTTGTCAAGATCATCGAGTTGGTCGGAAGCTCACGGGTTTCGACCGACGATGCCGCCCAGCAGGCGCTCAAGCAGGCGCAGGATTCGCTGCGAAACATCCGCGCCGTCGACATCGTCTCGACCGGCATCCGTGGTGAGCATCTCGACGAGTACCGCGCCCATGTACGGGTCGCGTTCCTGATCGAAGGCGCCGACGTAACCTGAATCGCGGCGCGTCTTGCTAGCTTCCTGCATCTATGGAAGCTTCCGAAGCAGCCGAACCTGATCATCAACGAGGCGCGGCCGAGATCGAGCAGCTGATCAGTGACGGCGCCCGGCTGATCGACGTGCGCCAGGAGTACGAGTTCGACGCCGCACACCTCGCCGGCGCCGAGCGGATCGGGCTCGAGACTCTGGTCGACCGCCGGGCCGAGCTCGATCCCGCGGTGCCGGTCGTTTTCTACTGCCGCGTCGGAACGCGCTCGGACATGGCTGCCGATGCCTTTGCCGGAGCCGGCTACGACGTCAACACGCTCCAGGGCGGGATCACCGCCTGGGTCGTCGAAGGTCGTGAAATCGAGCCGGCCGACGGCTACGTGTCGGAACCCGGCGAAGCGGCCGCGATCCTCGAGGCGAAAGCCCGCACCACTCCGGGCTGACCGCCAGTCCGTGAGAGGCCCCGATTCCAAATACCTGAAATCCAGTCAGGTATCGGTGCTTTGCTACTATCAGGCAGGCCGGATGCTGTCTAACCGATCCACAAAGTAAAAGCCGAAGCCACGCCAGGAGGAATCGCATGGAGCCCAGCACGGCCCCAGCCAAATCGAAGCCACAGCCGAAGCCCGGAGACAAGGGTGTCGAGCAGGAGCCCGGCAAGGTCCAGGAAGGCAAAGGCAAACTCGGCACGCTGACCAATCCGGAGACGTACGACAACGTCCCGGGTCACGTTATCCCGATCCTCGAGCACGAATTTGACGACTTCGAGAGCGAAGCGGACCAGTTCCTCGACGGAAACACTCCCGAGAACGAATTCATCGGCTTCCGCCTGAAGCAGGGCGTCTACGGACAGCGCCAGCCCGGCGTCCAGATGGTCCGCGTAAAGCTGCCCTTCGGCGGCGTCACCCCGGAGCAGATGGATTCCTTCGCTGACGTGGTCGAGGATTACGCCCCGTTGAACAAGGGCCACATCACGACCCGGCAGAACATCCAGATTCACCACGTGCCGCTCAACCAGATGGTCCACATGCTTCGCGACATGGCCCCCAGCGGCCTCTCCTCGCGCGAAGGCTGTGGCAACACGGTGCGCAACGTGACCGGCGACCCCTGGGCCGGCGTTGCCGAGGACGAAATCTTCGACCCGACCACTTACGCCGGCGCCTACACCCGGTTCTTCGTCCGCCACCCCACAACCCAGCTGATGCCGCGGAAGATCAAGACCGCCTTCACCGGCTCGGACGCCGACCGCGCCATCACCGGCATTCACGACATCGCTTTCATCAGCCGGATCAAGGACGGCATCAAGGGCTTCGAAGTCCGGGTCGGCGGCGGCACCTCGATCATGCCGCGTGTCGCGCCCACGATCTACGACTTCGTCGAGGCCGACAACGGCGATTTCCTCAAGGTGTCCGAGGCGATCCTCCGCGTTTACGACCGCCAGGCCTGGCTGCGCCCGAACCGCGCCCGCGCCCGGATCAAGGTGCTGGTCGACAAGGTCGGCATCGACGAGGTGCGCAAGATGGTCGACACCGAGCTCGAAGGCGACTGGGTGAACGATCGCGACTACACGATCAACCACCTGCTGTTCGACGTCGACGAGGAGTCCCAGCTTCCGGAGTCGAAGCCGCCCAGCAGCTCGCCCAACGGCAACCGGGTCGAGTTCGACCGTTACCTCGAAGCCAACGTGCAGAAGCAGCGCCAGGAGGGATTCCACACGGTCGAAGTCAAGGTCGTGCGCGGCGATCTCACCCCGGAGCAGTTCCGCGGCCTTGGCCAGATCATGCGTGAGTACACCGGCGGCTTCGCCCGGATGACCGTCCAGCAGAACATCGTGCTGCGCTGGGTCCGGGAAGACGCTCTCTACGATGTCTGGAAGCGGCTCGGCGAGCTCGACCTCGACGACGTCGGTCCCCGGCGGATCACCGACGTGGTCAGCTGCCCCGGCACCGACAGCTGCAAGATGGGCATCACCAGCTCGATGGGCCTGAACAAGGCGCTCCAGCAGCGGGTCGAAGACATGGACATCACCGATCCGCTGACCCGTCAGATCCACATCAAGATGAGCGGCTGCCCGAACGGCTGCAGCCAGCACCACATCGCCAACATCGGCTTCTACGGCGCGTCGCTCAAGGTCGGCGGACGCACGCTGCCCGCCTACATTCCCCACCTCGCCGGCAAGTACACCGACGGCGAAGTGATTTACGGCGCCCGGCTCAAGTCCCGGCTCCCCGCCCGGCGGGTCCCGGACGCGGTCGAACGCTGGATCAGGCTCTACGAGTCCGATCGTGAGGACGGCGAGGTGTTCAACGACTTCGTCGAACGTGTCGGCACCGCCCGTATGGAAGAAGAGGTCAAGGAGCTGACGATGCCGGTCGACTTCAACCTCGACACGATGCAGGAGTTCATCGACTGGAACCGCTCCGACCCGTACAAGGTCGAGCGCGGCGAAGGTGAGTGCGCCGTCTAACCGGCCCGTTGCCCATGGAACCGACCACCGCCATCAGCCCCCCGGTCCAGGACCTGGAAAAGGCCCAGTCGCGCTTCGACGCGGAGGCGATCGCCGACGAGCTCGAACCGCTCTCGGCTTCCGAAGTCCTCGAATGGGCCTTCAAACAGTTCGGCCAGGACATGTACATCGCCTGCTCGTTCCAGAAGACGAGCTCGGTGGTCATGCAGCTCGCCACGGCGATCAACCCGCAAGCCCGCTTCTTCTACCTCGACACCGATGTGCTCTTCCCCGAGACCTACGAGACACGGGACCGGCTGGCCGAGCACTTCAACGTCGAGTTCGAGCGCTGGCACAACATCACGATCGAGGAGCAGGCCGCGGAGTACGGCGACAAGCTCTGGAACCGAGATCCCGACGCCTGCTGCGGCCTGCGCAAGGTCGAGCCGATGCGCCGGGCGCTTTCCTCAGTCGACGCCTGGGTCGCCGGCGTGAGACGCGCCGACTCGGCCACCCGCGCCAAGACCCGCAAGTTCAGCTGGGACAAGAAGTTCAACCTCTGGAAGCTCAACCCGCTGGCCGACTGGTCGGAACGGGATGTGTGGAACCACCTGAACGAGCACAACGTGCCTTACAATCCCCTTCACGATCAGGGCTATCCGTCGATCGGCTGCACCCACTGCACCCGTCCGGTGGTCCCCGGACAGTCGGCCAGAGACGGACGCTGGTCCGGTTCGGGCAAGACCGAATGCGGGATCAATTAAGCACTGAACGGTAGCCAAGGTCTACCGCCCCCGACCCGGGGCGGTCCATTTTTTCCTGATACCGGTTACCCTGCCCGCTGAACTTTTTGAACTTTCCTTGTCAACAAACACTTCATACGGAAGCGTGAAAATGACCGAACTAGCATTGACCCTCTCGGAGCGGCAGACCGCCGACTTCGAAATGATCGGAAACGGCGGCTTCGCCCCGTTGACCGGATTCCAGGGATCTGAAGACTGGAGCCGCGTCTGTTCCGACATGCGCACCGCCGCCGGCGACTACTGGCCGATCCCGATCACCATGCCGACCGACCTCGAATGCTCGGTTGGTGACGTCATCAGTCTTTCTTCCGACGAAGGCAAGGCGCTCGGCTCGATCACCGTCGAGGAGATCTTCGAGCGTGACCTGGCCCGCGAGGCCAAAGAGGTCTACCGCACCGAGGACACGGAGCATCCCGGCGTCGCCGCGATCTACGAAGAGGGCACGCGCTGCATCGCCGGCCCGATCCAGGTCGACGCGCTGCCGGACCACGAAGAAGCCTTCATGCGCCGTTACCTCACCCCGGCCGAGTCTCGCCAGGAGTTCGCTGACCG encodes the following:
- a CDS encoding acyltransferase is translated as MEATPTSGETEHRHLSDPGKEARAASGVPVVPVFDGYRALAIIGIVTLHLVHLSGVVVTGESGLLAHLVWGTIGHAVDVLFVVSGFVVFLPTVARNGRFGGVVPYAIRRVARLFPAYWLIMLLSLILIATVNVSPDVDFPGLRDLTFHTFGLQGASGLVGAGSGPIGFGINPPIWTLSVEVIFYVVLPLIAGLYFRHPLAGLGLAALITVGWNYGFEHIEQVAPHFGAETTGLDNLRLLVNSTLQFPSWAFSFGLGMTGAWAFVRISRDPRAPGWKPQIRLAQLVSLIGLIFFAWLAGGYSADAPFELVAEYARLDPEIALGYSGFLAAFMVTTALGPAWTRAPFANQPIRQLGDISYGIFLSHMIIAFYLGSLLSLPENGSISALFIWTVVVLPAAILYGYLSARFLEQPVRRWARQFGRRAQPGSK
- a CDS encoding acyl-CoA carboxylase subunit beta, with protein sequence MRKKSPETHEEKLEYLRELREQALNSASEEAIEKHHAKGKLTARERLGVLLDPGSFEELDTFVRHRTTDFDMDKRRPWGDAVVTGYGTIDGRKVFVFSQDFTVFGGSLGEVMAEKMCKVMDLAAKVGAPVIGLNDSGGARIQEGVVSLGAYGDVFARNVSSSGVIPQISVIMGPCAGGAVYSPAMTDFIFMVKETSHMFITGPEVIKTVTGEEVEFEELGGAMTHNSKSGVAHFAADDEKSCLEDVRYLMSFLPLNNLEQPPHFPTGDDPDREDPELDTFVPDDPNKPYDMRKVVAKVVDDEDFFEVHEHFAKNIVCGFSRLDGHPVGIVGNQPAFKAGVLDIESSEKAARFVRTCDAFNIPIITFTDVPGFMPGTDQEWNGIIRHGAKLLYAYTEATVPKLTVVTRKAYGGAYDVMASKHMLADFNFAWPTAEIAVMGPEGAVNIIYRRDIANSPTPDDRRAKLIADYKAHFANPYAAAERGYIDDVIEPRQTRPKLIKALRTLQTKRVAQPKRKHGNIPL
- a CDS encoding dodecin domain-containing protein, giving the protein MAVVKIIELVGSSRVSTDDAAQQALKQAQDSLRNIRAVDIVSTGIRGEHLDEYRAHVRVAFLIEGADVT
- a CDS encoding rhodanese-like domain-containing protein, with translation MEASEAAEPDHQRGAAEIEQLISDGARLIDVRQEYEFDAAHLAGAERIGLETLVDRRAELDPAVPVVFYCRVGTRSDMAADAFAGAGYDVNTLQGGITAWVVEGREIEPADGYVSEPGEAAAILEAKARTTPG
- a CDS encoding nitrite/sulfite reductase is translated as MEPSTAPAKSKPQPKPGDKGVEQEPGKVQEGKGKLGTLTNPETYDNVPGHVIPILEHEFDDFESEADQFLDGNTPENEFIGFRLKQGVYGQRQPGVQMVRVKLPFGGVTPEQMDSFADVVEDYAPLNKGHITTRQNIQIHHVPLNQMVHMLRDMAPSGLSSREGCGNTVRNVTGDPWAGVAEDEIFDPTTYAGAYTRFFVRHPTTQLMPRKIKTAFTGSDADRAITGIHDIAFISRIKDGIKGFEVRVGGGTSIMPRVAPTIYDFVEADNGDFLKVSEAILRVYDRQAWLRPNRARARIKVLVDKVGIDEVRKMVDTELEGDWVNDRDYTINHLLFDVDEESQLPESKPPSSSPNGNRVEFDRYLEANVQKQRQEGFHTVEVKVVRGDLTPEQFRGLGQIMREYTGGFARMTVQQNIVLRWVREDALYDVWKRLGELDLDDVGPRRITDVVSCPGTDSCKMGITSSMGLNKALQQRVEDMDITDPLTRQIHIKMSGCPNGCSQHHIANIGFYGASLKVGGRTLPAYIPHLAGKYTDGEVIYGARLKSRLPARRVPDAVERWIRLYESDREDGEVFNDFVERVGTARMEEEVKELTMPVDFNLDTMQEFIDWNRSDPYKVERGEGECAV
- a CDS encoding phosphoadenylyl-sulfate reductase, which codes for MEPTTAISPPVQDLEKAQSRFDAEAIADELEPLSASEVLEWAFKQFGQDMYIACSFQKTSSVVMQLATAINPQARFFYLDTDVLFPETYETRDRLAEHFNVEFERWHNITIEEQAAEYGDKLWNRDPDACCGLRKVEPMRRALSSVDAWVAGVRRADSATRAKTRKFSWDKKFNLWKLNPLADWSERDVWNHLNEHNVPYNPLHDQGYPSIGCTHCTRPVVPGQSARDGRWSGSGKTECGIN